In Candidatus Niyogibacteria bacterium, a single genomic region encodes these proteins:
- a CDS encoding RpiB/LacA/LacB family sugar-phosphate isomerase — MFVHLAADHAGFDLKEKLKIYLKELDYEVKDHGAFEYNEKDDYPDFIRSAAKAVAENPEIDRAVVLGGSGQGEAMLANRFQGVRAAVFYGKPYSIIKLSREHNNANVLSLGARFLSEEEAKEAAKLWLKTPFSEDVRHQRRIKKIDVKNG; from the coding sequence ATGTTTGTCCATCTTGCCGCGGATCATGCCGGATTTGATTTAAAAGAAAAACTTAAAATTTATCTGAAAGAATTGGATTATGAAGTTAAAGATCACGGCGCTTTTGAATACAATGAAAAAGACGATTATCCGGATTTTATCCGTTCCGCGGCCAAAGCGGTGGCGGAAAATCCGGAAATTGACCGTGCCGTTGTTTTAGGCGGATCCGGCCAGGGCGAAGCCATGCTCGCCAATCGTTTTCAAGGCGTTCGCGCCGCGGTTTTTTACGGCAAACCTTATTCTATAATTAAACTTTCCCGCGAACACAACAATGCCAATGTTTTGTCTTTAGGCGCGCGTTTTTTGAGCGAAGAAGAAGCCAAAGAAGCGGCCAAGCTTTGGCTGAAAACGCCGTTTTCGGAAGATGTCCGCCATCAGAGAAGAATTAAAAAAATTGATGTTAAAAATGGCTGA